The Coriobacteriia bacterium DNA segment CTCCGTCTATGACTACGAGGTCATCGATGTCGTGCTCATGAGCACGGGCACGGATCTCGGCGCGTTCCGCACGCCGGGCAAGCGCCATCTCGAGCGAGCGTGGGAGGCGCTGGAGACCGTGGGCATCACGGAGCTAGGTCATCGCCCCTATACGGAGATATCCGGTGGCGAACAACAGCTCGTGCTTATCGCACGCGCTCTGGCGCAAAACGCCAAGACCATCATCATGGATGAGCCTACGAGCGCGCTCGATTACGGCAATACGGTGCGCGTGCTGTCGTGCGTGCGACAGCTTGCCAAGCAAGGTTACTCCATCATTCAGTCTACGCACCAGCCTGACCAGGCATTTCTCTACGCCGACAAGACGATGGTCGTGTTTGGGGGCGGAGTATTGGCCTACGGCTCTCCCAAAGAGGTCATCACGGCGGAGCTTATCAGCAAGATCTACGGCGTCGACGTCGAGATCAACTCCCTTTATGGCGACAAGGTGCGCGTTTGCGTGCCCGTGCGCGAGTTAGATGCATGTTCGGACAGGTAGGTAGCAACGGAAAGGATGTGGATATGGAACGTAGCACAACCGCACGGCGCTCGGCGGGGCTCATCGCCCTGCTGTGCGCGCTGGTCTTGGCGCTCGGCGTGGCTCTGGCCCCGCTGAGTGTCCAGGCAGCCGAGTCTGCGGGCTCGTCTGCGGCCGATAAGGCCGCCAGCACGGGTGCCACTCGCGAGTTCACGGACTCGCTGGGCCGCACCGTCGAGATCCCGGAGAACGTCACGGCCATCGCCGCCTCGGGCCCGCTGGCCCAGCAGGTGCTCATGACCATCGCCCCCGACAAGCTCGTGGGCCTGGCCAGCGAGCTCTCCGACTCGCAGAAGAAGTACTTCGGCGAGCAGTATGGTGACCTGCCCGTGTTTGGCCAGTTCTACGGCGGCAAGGGCGACACGCTGAACAAGGAGGCCGTCGCCGCTGCCAACCCCCAGGTCGTCATCGACGTGGGCGAGGAGAAGGACGGCATGGCGGAGGACTTCGACGCCCTGCAGGATCAGATGGGCATCCCGGTCGTCCACATCGCCTCGACGCTTGCCACCTACGATCAGGCTTACACGATGCTGGGCGAGCTGCTCGGCATGCCTGACAAGGCCAAGGAGCTGGCTGACTACTGCGCCAACGCTTACGAGCAGGTCAAGAGCGTCATGGACTCCATTCCCGAGGACGAGCGCACCTCCGTGCTCTATCTGACGGGCGAGGACGGCACGAGCGTGCTGGCCAAGGGCTCCTATCAGGCCAACGTCATCGACATGGTTGCCAACAACGCAGCCGTCGTCGACGACCCGTCTGCCAAGTCCAACCAGACGAGCCTCGAGCAGATCTCGAACTGGAACCCCGAAGTCATCATCTTTGCTCCGAAGAGCTACTACGACAAGGCCGCCGACGACCCCACGTGGTCTGCTCTGACGGCCATCTCGTCCGGCTCGTACTACCAGGTGCCTGCTGAGCCGTTCAACTGGCTCAACGGTCCGCCGTCGGTCAACCAGGTGCTCGGCATGCAGTGGCTGCCGCGCATCCTGTACGCCGATAAGTTTGACGACAGCCTGTACGATGTTGTCTCTAGCTACTATAAGACGTTCTACGGCTACGATCTCACGCAGGACGAGTTTAACGAGCTGACGGCTACCGCTGTCCCCGAGGACCTCAAGTAAGATTCCTTCTCAGGGGCGCTGTGCCTGAACGCGTTGCGTCGACATTTTAAAAAAGGCCCGGCTCGCGGGGTGTTGCATACCCGCAGCCGGGCTTTTGTGTGCGCGAGATGGGGTCGCGCGCTAGGACTATGTTTGTGGGGCAGGAGCACTGGCTGCGCTATGATGCGCCTCGGATGTTGCGGGCGGTGGGAAGGAGATGACCATGGGATCGGATGCGCAACCGCAGTCTTCGCAGGCGCACGGGGCAGGTCGGGCCGGTGCGCGGCCGGACGAGACGGCGCCCATGCAGCCCGTCTCGCGCTACCAGACGCCCGAGGAGGCACTCCACGCGGAGGAGGCAACGCGCAGACGCACGTCTGAGCCAGGCTTCGTTCGCTTCTTCCTGCTGCTTAACCTCGGCCTCATTCTGACAGCCATTTCCATCGTCATATTCAAGGCACCAAACCACTTTGCGTTCGGCGGCACATCAGGTGTCTCGCTCATCCTCAACACGCTTGTTCCGCAGCTGCCCGTGAGCGTGTTTATGTGGATTCTCAACGGCGTCCTCGTCGTGCTGGGCCTTATCTTTCTCAAGCCGAAAGTCGTCGGCTGGAGCATCTACGCCTCGCTTGCCCTGTCGGCCTATACGAGCCTGACCGAGCTTGTCTATCCCAGTGGTGTCTCGCCGACGGGTGACATGTGGCTCGACCTCTGCATGGCGGTCATCCTGCCGGCCGTGGGCAGCGCCATCGTGTTTGATATCGGTGCGTCGACGGTTGGAACGGACATCATCGCGCTCATCCTCAAGGAGCGTACGAGCCTCAAGATCGGCAAGGCCCTGCTCATCGTCGACATATCCATCGTCGTCGTTGCAGCCTTCCTCTATGGGCCGCGCGCCGGTCTGTATTGCGTGCTGGGGCTGT contains these protein-coding regions:
- a CDS encoding ABC transporter ATP-binding protein, which encodes MSIDIEHLSFSYGSHEVLHDISLSIPDGTLVNVLGPNGVGKSTLFKCILCLNRDYEGTITVNGHDLRRMSVRERAREISYIPQSHSSVYDYEVIDVVLMSTGTDLGAFRTPGKRHLERAWEALETVGITELGHRPYTEISGGEQQLVLIARALAQNAKTIIMDEPTSALDYGNTVRVLSCVRQLAKQGYSIIQSTHQPDQAFLYADKTMVVFGGGVLAYGSPKEVITAELISKIYGVDVEINSLYGDKVRVCVPVRELDACSDR
- a CDS encoding YitT family protein — translated: MGSDAQPQSSQAHGAGRAGARPDETAPMQPVSRYQTPEEALHAEEATRRRTSEPGFVRFFLLLNLGLILTAISIVIFKAPNHFAFGGTSGVSLILNTLVPQLPVSVFMWILNGVLVVLGLIFLKPKVVGWSIYASLALSAYTSLTELVYPSGVSPTGDMWLDLCMAVILPAVGSAIVFDIGASTVGTDIIALILKERTSLKIGKALLIVDISIVVVAAFLYGPRAGLYCVLGLFAKTMVVDSAIESLHLRKVCTVICACPERVEEFIVRELDRTATITLGYGAYSGRRVVILMSVLSRREAVRLRQFVREADPGAFITIVSSSEIIGRGFRGV
- a CDS encoding ABC transporter substrate-binding protein — protein: MERSTTARRSAGLIALLCALVLALGVALAPLSVQAAESAGSSAADKAASTGATREFTDSLGRTVEIPENVTAIAASGPLAQQVLMTIAPDKLVGLASELSDSQKKYFGEQYGDLPVFGQFYGGKGDTLNKEAVAAANPQVVIDVGEEKDGMAEDFDALQDQMGIPVVHIASTLATYDQAYTMLGELLGMPDKAKELADYCANAYEQVKSVMDSIPEDERTSVLYLTGEDGTSVLAKGSYQANVIDMVANNAAVVDDPSAKSNQTSLEQISNWNPEVIIFAPKSYYDKAADDPTWSALTAISSGSYYQVPAEPFNWLNGPPSVNQVLGMQWLPRILYADKFDDSLYDVVSSYYKTFYGYDLTQDEFNELTATAVPEDLK